In Arachis hypogaea cultivar Tifrunner chromosome 17, arahy.Tifrunner.gnm2.J5K5, whole genome shotgun sequence, a single window of DNA contains:
- the LOC112766628 gene encoding protein ECERIFERUM 2, giving the protein MGSLTTNMGEESQPSLTSKISTVVPATPRGNERGTYNLGYMDLLMKLHYVRTVHFFSPQAAQGLSIFDLKKPMFPLLDPYSHISGRIRRSESSGRPFIKCNDAGVRIVESHCDKTLEEWFNQKGYSIHELVHDHVLGPHLAFSPLLFLKFTWFKCGGLCVGLSWSHVLGDAFSAFNFITKWSHALAGHVPPKSLHVNPNNEELQSLPINSIQDSQIPIVKRATILDEEHWIAATDTKIVTHTFYVSYNQLQDSVTSSQESNNTCCFEIVSALLWKCLAQIRSYSEPKDVVICEYHRENYEFPTNIGLEFSTVEASSKVSVSESDVLELARLMGSEKKKVEKHVMEKLVEESEGKEDFIVYGTRLTFVNLEEEGNVIYGVKLNGEKPMVANCALHGVGDEGVVLVLPAPQDKEDGGKIGRLVTVSLPEKEVEQLKDKLGSEWGIASHP; this is encoded by the exons ATGGGTTCTTTAACTACCAACATGGGAGAAGAAAGCCAACCATCTCTAACCTCCAAGATCTCAACGGTGGTGCCAGCCACGCCACGTGGCAACGAGCGCGGCACGTACAACCTTGGCTACATGGACCTCCTCATGAAGCTTCACTACGTAAGAACCGTTCATTTCTTTAGCCCTCAAGCAGCACAAGGGCTCTCAATCTTTGACTTGAAGAAACCTATGTTTCCCCTGTTGGATCCGTATTCACACATCTCGGGCCGGATCCGGAGGTCCGAATCGTCCGGGCGACCGTTCATCAAGTGCAACGATGCTGGTGTCCGCATAGTTGAGTCTCATTGTGATAAGACACTTGAGGAATGGTTCAACCAAAAAGGGTACTCCATTCATGAACTTGTCCATGATCACGTGCTTGGTCCTCACCTTGCTTTCTCACCCTTGCTCTTCCTCAAG TTCACTTGGTTCAAATGTGGAGGGCTGTGTGTGGGACTAAGTTGGTCTCATGTCCTTGGAGACGCTTTCTCGGCTTTCAATTTCATCACCAAGTGGAGTCACGCGCTCGCCGGTCACGTGCCACCAAAATCCCTTCACGTAAACCCTAATAATGAAGAGTTACAATCTCTTCCTATTAATTCCATTCAAGATTCACAGATTCCCATCGTGAAAAGGGCCACAATTCTTGACGAAGAACACTGGATCGCCGCAACTGACACCAAAATCGTTACTCACACTTTCTATGTCAGTTACAACCAACTTCAAGATTCAGTCACAAGTAGCCAAGAATCTAACAACACCTGTTGTTTCGAAATCGTTTCGGCATTATTATGGAAGTGTTTGGCTCAGATCAGGAGCTATTCAGAGCCAAAAGATGTTGTAATTTGCGAATATCATAGGGAAAACTACGAGTTCCCTACAAATATTGGCTTGGAATTTAGTACAGTTGAAGCTAGTAGCAAAGTTTCTGTTTCGGAATCTGATGTTTTGGAATTGGCAAGGCTCATGGGCAGTGAGAAAAAGAAGGTTGAGAAGCATGTCATGGAGAAATTGGTGGAAGAAAGTGAAGGGAAAGAGGATTTTATAGTGTATGGAACGAGGTTGACTTTTGTGAACTTGGAAGAAGAAGGTAACGTTATTTATGGGGTGAAGCTTAATGGAGAGAAACCAATGGTTGCCAATTGTGCCCTTCATGGGGTGGGTGATGAAGGGGTAGTTTTGGTACTTCCAGCACCTCAGGATAAGGAAGATGGTGGCAAAATTGGAAGGTTGGTCACAGTTTCTCTGCCAGAAAAAGAAGTTGAACAACTTAAAGATAAATTGGGAAGTGAATGGGGTATAGCATCACATCCTTGA
- the LOC112766972 gene encoding plastidic glucose transporter 4 isoform X3: MYWDSCSISSRFASCRKSYMTMFGILVMHDLTAASQGSSEPEAKWFDLFSSRYRKVVSVGAALFLFQQFAASMEDLEPLRLFQYTI, from the exons ATGTATTGGGATTCTTGCAGTATTAGTAGCCGGTTTGCCTCTTGCAGGAAATCCTATATG ACAATGTTCGGAATTTTGGTTATGCATGACTTAACAGCAGCAAGTCAAGGTTCTTCTGAACCTGAAGCAAAATGGTTTGATCTTTTTAGTAGCCGGTATCGGAAAG TTGTCAGTGTTGGAGCAGCACTTTTCTTGTTCCAGCAGTTTGCCGCATCAATGGAAGATTTGGAACCCTTACGGCTATTCCAATACACCATATG a
- the LOC112766972 gene encoding uncharacterized protein isoform X1, which translates to MSQNDRPEAPSPATAANGSAAAKEENPATRALVSSSKAEAESEQGAQSGGVRRLAIDVLPSGFHRAGEVPSAEHAQCATNTRYMPRAAQTRISPTEIRGVLGSVNQLFICIGILAVLVAGLPLAGNPI; encoded by the exons ATGTCACAAAATGACCGCCCGGAGGCGCCGTCCCCGGCGACAGCGGCAAACGGCTCCGCGGCGGCGAAGGAGGAGAATCCAGCTACGAGGGCGTTGGTTTCTTCGAGCAAGGCTGAGGCTGAATCCGAACAAGGAGCACAAAGCGGAGGAGTACGAAGACTTGCAATTGATGTACTGCCCAGCGGTTTTCACCGCGCTGGAGAGGTACCTTCCGCCGAACATGCTCAATGCGCGACGAACACAAGGTATATGCCCCGCGCAGCGCAGACCAGA ATTTCTCCAACTGAAATTCGCGGTGTGCTTGGATCTGTTAATCAACTTTTTATATGTATTGGGATTCTTGCAGTATTAGTAGCCGGTTTGCCTCTTGCAGGAAATCCTATATG A
- the LOC140180942 gene encoding uncharacterized protein — MTRRIGMEGMEKFIQIVASRLMCVGRTTELLGAKQKVAVDRVSDLEKSLKEKDDIIVDVTAKLKEFEEEVVRLRDQVRLLQAEVKENDKTKEQLTSSVHELEEEGMEMFSSSFDRAVSQIAVLAPEFDCDQLDVTKIVIGGKLVVDGTVEDYDKNVPPF; from the exons ATGACTCGTCGTATTGGCATGGAGGGGATGGAAAAGTTCATTCAG ATTGTCGCTTCACGTTTGATGTGTGTAGGTCGCACTACTGAACTGCTCGGGGCCAAACAAAAAGTGGCTGTGGATAGGGTTTCTGACTTAGAGAAATCGTTAAAAGAGAAGGACGACATCATTGTAGATGTTACGGCAAAATTGAAAGAGTTTGAAGAGGAGGTCGTTCGCCTTCGAGACCAAGTCCGGCTTCTGCAGGCAGAGGTGAAAGAGAATGATAAGACTAAGGAGCAGCTGACCTCCAGCGTTCATGAGTTGGAAGAGGAGGGGATGGAGATGTTCTCCTCCAGTTTTGATCGAGCTGTCAGTCAAATTGCTGTGTTAGCCCCCGAGTTTGATTGTGATCAGCTTGATGTAACCAAGATAGTTATTGGCGGGAAGCTGGTTGTGGATGGAACCGTGGAGGACTATGATAAGAACGTTCCTcctttttaa
- the LOC112766972 gene encoding plastidic glucose transporter 4 isoform X2 — protein sequence MYWDSCSISSRFASCRKSYMTMFGILVMHDLTAASQGSSEPEAKWFDLFSSRYRKVVSVGAALFLFQQFAASMEDLEPLRLFQYTIWIFIRCNPEAYRSA from the exons ATGTATTGGGATTCTTGCAGTATTAGTAGCCGGTTTGCCTCTTGCAGGAAATCCTATATG ACAATGTTCGGAATTTTGGTTATGCATGACTTAACAGCAGCAAGTCAAGGTTCTTCTGAACCTGAAGCAAAATGGTTTGATCTTTTTAGTAGCCGGTATCGGAAAG TTGTCAGTGTTGGAGCAGCACTTTTCTTGTTCCAGCAGTTTGCCGCATCAATGGAAGATTTGGAACCCTTACGGCTATTCCAATACACCATATG GATATTTATTCGTTGCAATCCTGAGGCTTATAGATCGGCCTGA